A genomic stretch from Vibrio coralliilyticus includes:
- a CDS encoding glycoside hydrolase family 36 protein: MSFSVKLENGRTLRVRDINLQADLNHNEITFTYQGLNNDPIGGRYVLAITEFGFEHTATLLGDGFQMLAQTTGTAEHPIDIGRCPDNSSSYRIYPPTAAKRYYNYLVVEDSMGYTLFGFTSCHRFAGYFEIVDIENHTWLKICIDGENTHPLDWASNQLESVVVLQGTSLSTLYDEYATLISRHHPARQGAMKDAPIGWCSWYAYYAEVTQGHILDNMKCMQGDLQQLDYVLLDDGYQAFMGDWLAPSDKFPSGVKALIKEIKLQGKKPAIWLAPFIAQPESELFKQHQDWFVTHEDGSLLKAEEVTYAGWRCTPWYILDTSNPDVQEHLTNVVKTMREEWGIELFKLDANYWGTLKGFRHQSGITGVEAYRLGMEAIAEGAGEALILGCNAPMWPSLGLVDAMRISDDVERDERRFEQIAKETFYRSWQHRKLWQVDPDCATLVSLPNQATERRYYEFHRDVLLASGGLLLSGDPLPEMTPFAQRTLSRLFIRHKHNQNAARFTSLSLHHAYLPMTEQNDLHCLFNFQQPAREVTLTSDFPVHWYDYWSGEKLSHERTAVIEVTLDAGLSSRAVVTAP, from the coding sequence ATGTCGTTTTCAGTCAAACTGGAGAATGGTCGCACCCTGCGAGTAAGAGACATCAATCTTCAGGCCGATCTTAATCACAATGAGATTACGTTTACTTATCAAGGGTTGAATAATGATCCCATTGGTGGACGTTATGTCTTGGCGATTACTGAATTTGGCTTTGAGCATACTGCCACTTTGCTGGGTGATGGTTTTCAGATGTTAGCTCAGACGACTGGCACGGCGGAGCACCCCATTGATATAGGACGTTGTCCTGACAACTCTTCCAGTTACCGAATTTATCCTCCCACTGCGGCAAAACGTTACTACAACTATCTGGTGGTAGAAGATTCGATGGGTTACACCCTATTTGGTTTTACTTCTTGTCACCGTTTCGCTGGATATTTCGAAATTGTCGATATTGAAAATCACACTTGGTTGAAGATATGCATTGATGGTGAAAATACTCACCCGCTTGATTGGGCTTCTAATCAACTCGAATCTGTTGTTGTGCTGCAGGGAACGTCTCTTTCCACCCTTTATGATGAATATGCGACACTGATATCGCGACATCATCCTGCTCGTCAGGGCGCTATGAAGGACGCACCAATTGGCTGGTGCTCTTGGTACGCTTATTACGCTGAAGTTACACAAGGGCATATTCTGGATAACATGAAGTGTATGCAGGGTGATCTACAACAACTCGATTATGTTCTGTTGGATGACGGTTACCAGGCTTTTATGGGAGACTGGCTCGCACCGTCTGACAAATTCCCCTCTGGCGTAAAAGCGCTGATAAAAGAAATCAAACTTCAGGGTAAGAAGCCCGCGATTTGGCTAGCCCCCTTTATTGCTCAGCCAGAATCGGAGCTTTTTAAGCAACATCAAGATTGGTTTGTGACTCATGAAGATGGCTCTCTACTTAAAGCTGAAGAGGTGACTTACGCGGGCTGGCGTTGTACACCTTGGTACATATTAGATACGTCTAATCCAGATGTTCAGGAACATCTAACAAACGTAGTGAAAACGATGCGTGAAGAGTGGGGTATTGAGTTATTCAAGCTCGATGCGAACTATTGGGGAACATTGAAAGGTTTTAGACATCAGAGTGGTATCACAGGTGTAGAGGCGTATCGGCTGGGTATGGAAGCCATTGCCGAAGGAGCGGGTGAGGCCTTGATTCTTGGCTGTAATGCTCCAATGTGGCCATCGCTGGGACTTGTCGATGCAATGCGGATCTCAGACGATGTCGAGCGAGATGAGAGGCGCTTCGAACAGATTGCTAAAGAAACCTTTTATCGTAGTTGGCAGCATCGGAAGTTATGGCAGGTTGATCCGGATTGCGCCACGTTAGTCTCACTACCTAATCAAGCGACTGAGCGGCGTTACTATGAATTTCATCGTGATGTATTGCTGGCGAGTGGTGGGCTGTTGTTATCAGGTGACCCATTACCTGAGATGACGCCGTTTGCTCAGCGAACACTGTCGCGTTTGTTTATCCGCCATAAGCATAATCAAAATGCCGCCCGATTCACGTCATTGAGTTTGCACCACGCGTATCTACCCATGACGGAGCAAAACGACTTACATTGTCTATTTAATTTCCAGCAACCGGCACGAGAGGTCACTCTGACGTCTGATTTCCCAGTGCATTGGTATGACTACTGGAGTGGGGAAAAGCTTAGTCATGAGCGCACCGCGGTTATTGAAGTGACGTTGGATGCGGGTTTATCGAGCAGAGCAGTGGTCACTGCGCCCTGA
- the ruvC gene encoding crossover junction endodeoxyribonuclease RuvC: MSIILGIDPGSRITGYGVIRQTGRHLHYLGSGCIRTSEKELPGRLKQIYAGVTEIITQFQPDVFAIEQVFMARNADSALKLGQARGSAIVAAVNADLPVYEYAARLIKQAVVGTGGADKEQVQHMVQSMLKLPAKPQADAADALGVAICHANTNKTLVALAGKATSARRGRYR, from the coding sequence ATGTCAATCATCTTGGGCATTGACCCGGGTTCCCGCATCACTGGATACGGCGTTATCCGCCAAACCGGACGTCACCTTCATTATCTAGGTAGTGGCTGTATTCGGACATCAGAAAAAGAGCTGCCAGGACGGCTCAAGCAAATCTACGCCGGAGTGACCGAAATCATCACCCAATTCCAACCGGATGTGTTCGCTATTGAGCAAGTGTTTATGGCGCGCAATGCGGACTCCGCCTTAAAGCTTGGTCAAGCCCGTGGCAGTGCGATTGTTGCTGCAGTGAATGCTGACCTTCCGGTATATGAATACGCAGCGCGCTTAATCAAACAGGCGGTGGTCGGGACTGGTGGCGCAGATAAAGAACAGGTACAACACATGGTGCAGTCAATGCTCAAGTTGCCTGCCAAGCCTCAAGCGGATGCCGCTGATGCCCTAGGCGTTGCTATCTGTCATGCGAATACCAATAAAACCTTAGTTGCTTTGGCTGGTAAAGCAACCAGTGCACGACGAGGTCGTTACCGTTGA